AACAAATATTTATTTCTCTGGTCGGTAAGGCAGTTTGTTCCCCATTAGAACTTTTGAAATCGGAGTATTTTGGCCAAACCTTAAAGGCAATGTCATGAGTGGTTGTTAGGTCCGGTGTTTGTACGAATAATGTCCCGAAAGCAGTATTGGTTTCTTCGATATTTCCAACCGGATCGCCCGTTTGCGTATCGAACCATTGCACATTATAAATTATGGATGCATCTGTGTCGAAATTTTCAAAAAGGAGTACTCTTGGATTAATGGAATATATTGAATTTGCTTCATCTTGACAATCAGGGTCGTCGCTTGGACAAAAAGTCCTTTGATGATCGTTTCCAAAATAAAAACAATCCCCTGGTTCATTTGCCCAATAAGCACTTCGGTTATGAACCCATCCCATAATTTGGGTATTTTGTTGATTTTGTAAATATAAGCATTCGATATGGTCATCAGCAGGGGTAAGATTTAGATTATAGGAGCTTGTGGTATGGTGCGGGGTAAAGTTATTCCATTCAAAATCCACCCCTTGCATGAATTTTGAAATCCCGGTATAGTTGACATAATCGCCCCAGTAATAATAATCCATCCAATTCCAATGCATGATGGTTCCCAAAGTTCCGGACATGGCTGATGCCCAAAGCTCATTGTGCAATCCCCACCTATCACAAGCATATAATTCACGTAACGGTGTGCCACCTTCTCCGATTAATACTGGTTTGTGATAGTCATTCCACAGTGTTTTTACATTTTCATTTAATGAAAGTCCATAGTTCCGTGCAGAACCATAGTTGTATGCGTTAACATCAACAAAATCAATTAAATCAGAATCAAATGGTTCATCCTCTGGAAAAGTAATAGGCCATGTTAAATAACTATATGTAACTAAATGTGGATCTCTTAGGCCTTGTTTTAAGTATGCTGCTGCACTTTCAATCCAGTTTCTTCTATATTGTCTTACCTCGGGATTACCATCACAACACCAATTAATTTCATTAAATAATTCGTAAGCTAAAAGATGAGGCCCATAACCCCATCTTGAGGAAATATACCTTAGCTTTCTATTATAGTATTTAGCTATCCCAGGATTATTAAGATTAAAAAAATCCGTTAAGTAATCCACCCCAGAGGTGCGTCCGTAATTTAATGGATGGGATGAACGATAGGGGTTTCCATAATTGGTCCCACCCGATGGGTACCAATTGTCTGGCATCCATGACCAATCTGCGCCACCAATATCTGAACATGGCCTTGGTTCATCTTCAGCTAAGGCAAAACCAGGTTGATCTACATATAAATGAAAGTAGGCATTGTTTTTTTCAATAAATTCAATTTTTTCATCCAATTCCCATGCATTCATTTGCCTTGTTACAGCAAATGGACTGGTGTTTATATTATTATTACTATAAACTAACTCATCAGGAATATAACGAGAAGCATAGTTCCCTAATTCTTCTCTTTCTATTCCAAATGGACCGGGTTTCATCATAAGTTCTGTGTAATTTCCTCCTTTTTCAAAAAACTCTTCTAACATTTCCTTATGAAGTCTATCTGATTGGGGGTAATGATGCATGCTAACATTATCGATATTTAGCGCTGTTAAAAATAGTGATTCACCGGACTCTTTATACTTCAAATATTTTGAATTGTTATCTAAAACAAGGTAACCTTTATCTTCAGACTCGGTTACCATAAAATCCCCATAATATTCTCCAATCAAAGTCGAATTGTTATTTACGTATATTTTGATAGAGTAAGTCCAATACCCTAAATAATCTGGCGAATACCTTATTCTAAAATTATATAGATTTGAACTTATTTTATGCCAACGATCACCGTAGGGATTATGGGGTTCATGAAAATTCATATTTAATGGATCTGTCGGGTCATCATTTAAATGAAATTGAGGAGAATTTGAATTTAAAACTCTCTCATATTCTTCATAATAAAATCCATATCTTTCAATTGTTCTGTTGTCAGGTGAATGAAACTCAGCGATGATATTTAATTCTTCTTGGTCAAATGGATTTATTGTATTAGGTTTTGATTCACAATCCTCAGTTGTCCGATTGCAATTAAGAAAATCATTAATTTTGTTATTATAAATTGTTGGTAATGATATTCCTAATTCAAGTTTTTTATATTTAGGAACCAACCCAGGATTCTCTATCGGTTCAAACCAAGCAATATTAAAATTCTTGGGAACTATACGTGCGTTCAAATAAGCTTGGTTGCCAGGAGAGAAATTGCCTAAGTGAACACCAGGTTTAAAAACAATTTTGTTCTGGGCCTTTAAATCAACTTTAGCAGAGCCATTTACAATAAAATTTGCTAGTAATTGCGGCCTTGGTGCTTCAATTACTCCATATTCCTTTAATTCAACACCTGCGGAAATAGTACCTGACAAATAAACTGGAATATTCGTTGGCATAGATTGGTTTGTAGGAACCTGACTAAAGGAGTGATAAGTCCAAGATAATGCTACAATATAAAAAAATAGTCTCTTCATAGGATTTCTTTTTAGCAAACTACTTTTGTTCGGTTTTAAGCATTTCTATTTCATTTTTCAATTGGATAACATATAATGTTAGCTCTTCTATTTTTTCTAATAGAATTGCTTCCATTTCCCCAATTGAAACTCCAAATTCCTTAACGTATTTTGCATTGGGCAATCCGGGAAGATGATTGTTTCTTTGAATATAATCAGAAACTTCATCTAATGTTATTAATTTATAAGATTTTCCGAAAACATAATCAGGCCATTCCGAATGCAGTTGCACTTGGACTTCCTCAGTGATTATTTTTCCATTTACTGCTAGCTTATAATCAAGAGGAATATTATTAGTATTTATACCAATTTGCCCCGTAATTCCACTAACAAACAACCTACTACCTGTGATTTCAACTTCTCCATCCAATTTAAAATTACCCAAAACATGCAATTTTGCTTGGGGTAAGGTAGTAATTCCAATTCCAACATTTCCAATAGCCGGACATTTAATTATATCATTGGTGTAAGTTGCAAATTGATTGTAAACATTACCCCATCCGAAGGTTGGAGAACAGCCTGAACCTGGTTTAAAGCTAGGTCCACTTTTTAATATTCCGTCTGTACCAATTGATACTAACTTAAATTCCTGATTTGGATCTGTTGCCTCTGCCATATTCGGCACTTTCACCATTCCTGAAAATTTTGCAGGCCCATTCACCTCCACGCCCCCACTAGCCTTCAACTTCAACTGCGGCTGTGGGTTATTCGCTCCGTTGCTTTTCAGCACCACATCCACACTGTCCTTTGTTCCAATATAAGCTGTTGTATCAAGACCTATATTTCCATTCAATGCCCAACCCTGGGTAAATGGTTTGGGTTTTTCGAGGATAATGGTTGAACTTGTAACACAGCCCAAGGCATCAGTGGCAACCAATTTATTAAGCACCCCAGGCGTAATTTGATTTATACTTGAAGCTGTTGAAAATGGACTTAAACCCTCCCCTGTAAAAGGTTCGCCTTCGTCAATTTGCATAATTGATGCTCCTTCTAGTTTCATTCCTCTTGAAAAATCACCGGGAATGGAATACCATTTATAGGATATAGGTTGGTTAACATTTCCAAGGTCCGCACTTAGCTGTGCATCGGTGCAGGTGTCGCAACTGAAATAGTAGCCGTTTGGTCTAACTTCCCCCGTAACAAACACTTCAGGTGTTCCCGGCTTGTTCATGTTAATGTTCTGGGAAAGATTGGCACTACAACCTCCTGCATCTGTTACGCTTATACCCACATTCCCTGCACCAAAACCATGCAAGGTGAAACTCGTATCATTTACCGTGGTATCTCTTGAAAACCCAGTGGTATAACCACCCATGTTGATATTTCCGTTGATATGAAGCGCATAAGGTGAAATACCTCCTGAAAGCTGTACCTGAATTTCTCCATCTCCAACATCACATCGTGTATGGAATTCACCATATTTGGCAACTGCATTGGCTGAAATACTTAATTGTGCCGCTGGTTGGATATTTATCTGGGCAACACTTGTATCGCCATTGGCATCCACCACACTTAACCCATAGTTTGCAAAACTCGAAATATTCAAAAGATTATAGCCTTCTCCAA
This genomic stretch from Bacteroidia bacterium harbors:
- a CDS encoding T9SS type A sorting domain-containing protein — its product is MKRLFFYIVALSWTYHSFSQVPTNQSMPTNIPVYLSGTISAGVELKEYGVIEAPRPQLLANFIVNGSAKVDLKAQNKIVFKPGVHLGNFSPGNQAYLNARIVPKNFNIAWFEPIENPGLVPKYKKLELGISLPTIYNNKINDFLNCNRTTEDCESKPNTINPFDQEELNIIAEFHSPDNRTIERYGFYYEEYERVLNSNSPQFHLNDDPTDPLNMNFHEPHNPYGDRWHKISSNLYNFRIRYSPDYLGYWTYSIKIYVNNNSTLIGEYYGDFMVTESEDKGYLVLDNNSKYLKYKESGESLFLTALNIDNVSMHHYPQSDRLHKEMLEEFFEKGGNYTELMMKPGPFGIEREELGNYASRYIPDELVYSNNNINTSPFAVTRQMNAWELDEKIEFIEKNNAYFHLYVDQPGFALAEDEPRPCSDIGGADWSWMPDNWYPSGGTNYGNPYRSSHPLNYGRTSGVDYLTDFFNLNNPGIAKYYNRKLRYISSRWGYGPHLLAYELFNEINWCCDGNPEVRQYRRNWIESAAAYLKQGLRDPHLVTYSYLTWPITFPEDEPFDSDLIDFVDVNAYNYGSARNYGLSLNENVKTLWNDYHKPVLIGEGGTPLRELYACDRWGLHNELWASAMSGTLGTIMHWNWMDYYYWGDYVNYTGISKFMQGVDFEWNNFTPHHTTSSYNLNLTPADDHIECLYLQNQQNTQIMGWVHNRSAYWANEPGDCFYFGNDHQRTFCPSDDPDCQDEANSIYSINPRVLLFENFDTDASIIYNVQWFDTQTGDPVGNIEETNTAFGTLFVQTPDLTTTHDIAFKVWPKYSDFKSSNGEQTALPTREINICSGTSLGQILNLFKLYPKELYISGERIRDTTLVFNNNTSYRLTAITIKKDTMEVVIHIKDCHYITNGINEPAFIHAQTVENNSFLVYPIPAGEYFFIDRKSGNFGKYDYFVYSSLGQVVRSGRLFEEATIIKTNDFAKGIYFLSISETEGKEKHNFKLTIQ